The Cannabis sativa cultivar Pink pepper isolate KNU-18-1 chromosome 8, ASM2916894v1, whole genome shotgun sequence genomic interval CCTTAGACATTCCAGTGGGACCCGTTTTTGATAACCCGAAATCGGAAACCTTTGCCACCCATTTCTCATCCAGCAAAATATTTGTCGTTTTCACGTCACGGTGGATGATCGTGTATTTGGAACCCGTATGGAGGTAGTGTAAACCACGCGCCGCTCCGATGCATATCTCGAGCCGTTGTTTCCACTCGATGGGTCCGTTTTCGGTGTTGTAGAGATGGCTTCGGAGGGTCCCTTGAGCCATGTAGTCATAAACGAGGATCATTTCACGGTCGTCGTTGCAGTAGCCAATCAGAGAAACAAGGTGGCGATGGCGGAGATGAGTGAGCATCTCAATCTCAGTTTTGAACTCGTTGAATCCTTGTGATGATTCCGGTTTCAGTCGTTTGATGGCGACTTGGACGGTCCCATTGTCTATGTAGCCTTTGTACACGTTACCAAACCCTCCAACTCCAATAATGAAAATTTCTTCAAAGTTGTTTGTGGCGGCTTTAATCTCAGCCAATGAAAAGTAGCGACACAAATCGGACGGTAATGAAGATGAACCACGTGTTTTGCTTGACTTGGTCGTGCTAAATGAGACTGGGCCCCACCAAGAAGTTTTGTCCGAACTGCTGGCTGCGTATTTGACTTTTCTCCCACGCCGGATAATGAAGAATCCCACGACGGAGATAATAACTATCGTGGCCGCAACGCCTAAAACGACGCCAATAATAGTAATTAGactacttttctttttctccgGATCTGTGGATGGCCTGGCAATAACAGGAGTAGGATCAGGATTTAGACCGGCAAGAATACGGTTGTTATCGCTCAATTTGAAGATCTCAACTCCATTTAAAATTGCATCTACAAAAGTTGTCCGGTAATCATCTGGGTTTGGTTGTATAGCAACAGAAAGATTAACTTTCTTTTGATCAGTATTATTACCAAACCATAAGTAGTCTTTGAAGTAAGGTACATATTGACCCGGAGCGAAATTGATGATATCAAACTTTTTCTCAACTAGATCATCtgctatataaatataaaagaccCGATCACCCACTTCAGTAAACTCTTTGGTTATCTCACAAAAGTGCAATCTCAACATGTATCTAAATTTGGAATCCACAGAGAATTTCCATGTAAGATTGTGGCTCCTGAGTAGTGTTTTATTCTGATTGTTTCCTGTAGACCGACCAGTCTTATAGACTTCTTCGGGTGCTGCAAAAGATGAAATATTATCGTCTTTGTATTTAAGCTTGTGGCTCGTATTATAATTAACTGGTAAAACGCTCAACCCCTTATCGAACAGGAAGCTCTCTTCTTTGTCCCATTGACGAAACAAGCCGGTGTCACCAACAGGAGAGATAGCGCTCCCACCAACATTTACTCGATACATAGTCTCCATTGCAGTTTCATTCGAGAGGTCGAAGAAACGACCTTCCTGTCCCACAATAGCAAGGCCAAGACCATATGAATAATATAGATTAGAGGGCATGGAAACTATTTCGATACCGTTGATGAAAGCAAAAGCTCCTGCTTGAGAAGAAGTTGGAGTGAAAGTTATGTTCATGAATTGCTGCTTAACTGTCAAAACGTACTCTTTCTCTATGCCATCTATTTGAAGAGCATCAGAAGTAAGTGAAGCGCTGAAGTTTCTTAGCAGAGTATAATCGTTGATTCTAACATCAAAGAAGGCATTTGAGCGGTTGAAGTCTTTGAATGTTGCTGGGAAGAAGTACAATCGGACAAACTTTGGGCCGGGGGTGACTGGTATCATGTAGGTGAATTGGGAATTTGATAGTCGTGCTGTCTCATAAGGTACTGGATCCTCACCACTTATTCTGTTCGCCGCTTGGAGGGTGACTGAAGCTTTGTTTGAGCCTTCTAGTAAGGAGAAATATTTGGAGTCTATGTCTCCAGTCCAGCTCCGCTGTTGATATTCTGCCATGACTTTCCCGGAAGAGCCACAGTCGATGGTTATGTTGTCCACAGGGTTGTACCGAAGAGACTGTCCGTAACTAATTTGAATGAAATAGAAGACGAAGAGGATGATCTTCATGAGCGTATCCATCGGGAAACGTACGTACTCTGTAGATATTTGTTACTGGTTGTGTTGAAAGTTATATCATTAATTATAGAGTAATAGAAATGACAATCAGCTAGCTATATAAAAATTATGATACACAATTGAAAATTCGAAAGAacgttttgtaaatttttttattatttttgtaagatTTTTTTCATACGCGTCATTAACTTATTCGAATATGTTTTAGTAGTGCTTGATAACTTTTCGTTGGTTTCTATATGTTGTGTGGATGATAATGATTGTATTAGTCACAAACCAAGGTCAAGTCATCACCGCGCGAGATATTGTATAAAAGTTTTTGAGGTTTGGACAGAAATTCACTTCTATATACATGTGGGTGTGGCTGAGGGGTGAAGTTGTAAATGAAACAAGATGATGGCTTTGCCATATAGGATTgactttgaaattcaaaagtcTTCGTCAACTGATACATtatgaaaaaatgaaaagagaaaATTATCACTTATACCAAAAAGCTAATGAGGATTCCTATTCCACACCTTAATTAAAATGTCCAACACCACATTAGGAGTGATAATTTGTATTCGTGAGTTATGTTCTTGTGGTGTCGAGTGTTAGGTCTTACCAAGAATATGTCATATTTAAATTTGTCTCGTTTATTAATTAGTTATGTCAAAAACTAAAAATCTAAACTCAATCCGTTTCTATATGGGTTcctaactttgacatgtaccaaattatgttccctgaacttttttggccgttaaaaattccccctgaattattaagattgttagatttaagaacttttgtccaatttttgtaaaaaaaaaaattaacacggATGAAAGTTtggggacatgatttagtacatattaagGTTcgaggggcataatttggtagatatcaaagtctggggagcatggctTAGTACATAATAATcaatgaaacagtaaaattgaataaaattagacaaaaatccttaaatctaacaatctcaatagtttagggggcatgatttggtacatgtcaaagttcgggaggaaaaaatcctaattagccaatAAAAAATGTTACCCATATAATTATaactttaatcatttatttataAGAATGGTAGATAATGAAAAGTAGTTCTTGGTTGGTGTGGAATGGCTTTTCAAGTCATTTTATTTAAGAAAAGTAATTCCCTACTTTATATGAATTACAATTTCTATTGGAATGAGTTTTCCAATTCAAATACTTGAATGATCTTTCTTTAGGaataacaattttatttctacacTCATTCATATAAACCAAGCATAGTGTAATTTGGTTAGGGAGAAAGagggaaaataaaatttgtgaagtgagagagaaagagaaaggggAGAGAAGAAATAGTTTTAAGTATATGGAGGTGTATTTTGAGGAAAGAAACATAAATAATACTATTCTACCAATATATGTAAATTTGGCTTAAATTTTCACTTTTCAGCTAATGTATGTATAttaaactctttttttttttagtatcattagttttctattGTGCTGTTAGCGCGTCCCTATATTCATAATTTTATAGGCATAGTTTAGTACCACTTCACCCTCAAAATTTTAACATAGCTTAGTACCACACCACttactaaaataaaatgattccAAGTTTAACAAATAAGAAGATGACGCGTAGCACACTTATCTACTTTAGTAGCAAGTAGTACTATAAGGGGGCACAATTAGTGAATTGCATATGGCATTCATcagaataaattattattattagaagtaCTCATAGCCATGGGAGCAACTCTGAACAAAGGTGTCCTGCAACAACTTGCAGTTgctatgatgatgatgatgatactgATTCTACTAATCTCAACTCATCATGAGTGTGAAGCCACTGCAACGTCAGATCAGTTGTTGATCAATAGCAACGCCACCAATATCATCGGCGATCAAGATCTAGATGTGGAGTTTCAGATGGATTCCGAAATCAATCGGAGAATCCTTGCTCTTAAAGCCAGCGTAGTTAAAAAAACTCTTGATAAGGGTGCTGCCGGTTGTGGCCGAACTAACGGTAATCAACGTTATACTCCATGCGCTGGGCCTAACACTGGCACCGGACAAAATTATTGTAGAGATTCCCGCAATAGAAATTGTTGATCTGCTCATCAAAAACATGTCGTTTCCACTTGTGATAATGTtctccttttttctttttattaataattgtgtgATTGAGTATGTTGATCTATTATAATTTTACTTTTGGTTTGTTTAGTTTTCTGAAATTGAGAGGAGTTAATACTCTCTCATATTTAATTGTAAGTAGTACTAGTTTCATcccatataataaattaaaggaCAGACAATTAATTATCCATCAATGGAAATCAAACCTATATGAATTGATTCTTTGTTTTCCATTCTCTGTAATGtataatgaataaaattaattataacattttttttaatcttttgagATTTCTTTTGTTTATCATGATAGATATCTTTTACTGATATCCAACTCACACCACTCAAAACAAAGGCACACATTGAAGACGGAGCGGACCCCACTGTATGAATTCTCATGTATAACGTTGACTAAACTTTCAATGAATGAACAATCTCGGATTCTTGAGTGAGAATTAAAATTAGAGAagggaaatttaaatttatatgcatatatttggtggatattaaatttttagatataagtttattaaaattaaaaaaaaataaacagtttATATTTATAGTAAAGATACTtcattttttctaactttaCTATCTATACTTCCCATTCTCATCTATAATGTGATAGTACGATGAGAGTCTGATGGTGGTCCGATAGTAGATgctacctatttttttttttttttttatatttttgtacatAAAAAAA includes:
- the LOC115701254 gene encoding receptor-like protein kinase FERONIA, with translation MDTLMKIILFVFYFIQISYGQSLRYNPVDNITIDCGSSGKVMAEYQQRSWTGDIDSKYFSLLEGSNKASVTLQAANRISGEDPVPYETARLSNSQFTYMIPVTPGPKFVRLYFFPATFKDFNRSNAFFDVRINDYTLLRNFSASLTSDALQIDGIEKEYVLTVKQQFMNITFTPTSSQAGAFAFINGIEIVSMPSNLYYSYGLGLAIVGQEGRFFDLSNETAMETMYRVNVGGSAISPVGDTGLFRQWDKEESFLFDKGLSVLPVNYNTSHKLKYKDDNISSFAAPEEVYKTGRSTGNNQNKTLLRSHNLTWKFSVDSKFRYMLRLHFCEITKEFTEVGDRVFYIYIADDLVEKKFDIINFAPGQYVPYFKDYLWFGNNTDQKKVNLSVAIQPNPDDYRTTFVDAILNGVEIFKLSDNNRILAGLNPDPTPVIARPSTDPEKKKSSLITIIGVVLGVAATIVIISVVGFFIIRRGRKVKYAASSSDKTSWWGPVSFSTTKSSKTRGSSSLPSDLCRYFSLAEIKAATNNFEEIFIIGVGGFGNVYKGYIDNGTVQVAIKRLKPESSQGFNEFKTEIEMLTHLRHRHLVSLIGYCNDDREMILVYDYMAQGTLRSHLYNTENGPIEWKQRLEICIGAARGLHYLHTGSKYTIIHRDVKTTNILLDEKWVAKVSDFGLSKTGPTGMSKAHVSTVVKGSIGYLDPEYYKRQQLTEKSDVYSYGVVLFEVLCGRPPIVRNAEKKQVSLAEWARNCHHKGTLDQIIDPHLRGRIAPECLKKYGDIAVNCLLDNGTERPSMNDVVWGLEFAMQLQKNAEDNDSIGGGLSIIKNESKNEDKDKDDVGLMNSNNNSDWEREYGTESKSSGMSKLLSSCSGEDSSTKESMKGLSGTVFSEIYDPKGR